In Triticum urartu cultivar G1812 chromosome 6, Tu2.1, whole genome shotgun sequence, the following proteins share a genomic window:
- the LOC125514197 gene encoding UDP-glycosyltransferase 72B1-like, protein MAGESDDRGAARAPHVALLSSPGMGHVVPVAELARRLHAEHGFTATVVTYASSDSTAQRAFLASLPPAVGSASLPAVPLDDLVAAGAAIETLLSVEAQRSVPALAALLAGLGKDGSLVAFVADLFGADTLRAARDAGVPAYLFFPSNLLMLSLMLHLPRLDAELDGEFRDQTEPVRLPGCGAVPGADILQPLQDRTSDAYRWMVHHGERYRDADGILVNTFDAIEPNASAILQQPEPGRPPVYPVGPVIRQPDDGDDDDATGCISWLDTQPDKSVLFVSFGSGGALPAAQMDELARGLELSGQRFLWVVRSPTDSGVDPGANYYDGSKSKDYPLKFLPSGFLERTKEVGLVVPSWAPQVRVLGHRATGAMLTHCGWNSMLESVMHGVPMIAWPLYAEQRQNAVMLHEETKVALRPKVREADGMILGKDITKVVNDMMNSEEGDAMHTKVTELQKAARSGLAAGGMSHKTLTEVVTKWKERTFA, encoded by the coding sequence ATGGCCGGCGAGAGCGACGACCGGGGCGCCGCGCGCGCGCCGCACGTCGCGCTGCTCTCGTCGCCGGGCATGGGCCACGTGGTGCCGGTGGCGGAGCTGGCGCGGCGGCTGCACGCTGAGCACGGATTCACGGCCACCGTCGTCACCTACGCCAGCTCCGACTCCACGGCGCAGCGCGCGTTCCTGGCGTCCCTCCCGCCGGCCGTCGGCTCCGCGTCGCTCCCGGCCGTCCCGCTCGACGACCTCgtcgccgccggcgccgccatcGAGACGCTGCTCTCCGTCGAGGCCCAGCGCTCCGTGCCGGCGCTGGCCGCGCTCCTCGCGGGCCTCGGGAAGGACGGCAGCCTCGTCGCCTTCGTGGCGGACCTCTTCGGCGCCGACACGCTGCGGGCGGCGCGGGACGCCGGCGTGCCGGCGTACCTCTTCTTCCCCTCCAACCTGCTGATGCTCTCCCTCATGCTCCACCTCCCGCGCCTCGACGCCGAGCTGGACGGCGAGTTCCGTGATCAGACGGAGCCCGTCAGGCTGCCCGGCTGCGGGGCCGTGCCCGGCGCCGACATCCTGCAACCGCTCCAGGACAGGACCAGCGACGCCTACCGCTGGATGGTGCACCACGGCGAGAGGTACCGCGACGCGGACGGCATACTTGTGAACACGTTCGACGCCATCGAGCCCAACGCGTCGGCGATCCTCCAGCAGCCCGAGCCGGGGCGCCCGCCGGTGTACCCCGTCGGGCCGGTGATACGGCAGCCtgacgacggcgacgacgacgatgCCACCGGCTGTATCAGCTGGCTCGACACACAGCCCGACAAGTCCGTGTTGTTCGTCTCGTTCGGCAGCGGAGGTGCGCTGCCCGCGGCGCAGATGGACGAGCTGGCGCGCGGGCTGGAGCTCTCCGGACAACGGTTTTTGTGGGTCGTGAGGAGTCCCACCGACAGTGGGGTCGACCCCGGTGCCAACTACTACGACGGGTCGAAGAGCAAGGACTATCCACTCAAGTTCCTGCCATCTGGGTTCCTGGAGAGGACCAAGGAGGTAGGCCTGGTAGTCCCATCCTGGGCCCCGCAAGTCAGGGTCCTCGGCCACCGGGCCACCGGAGCCATGTTGACGCATTGTGGATGGAACTCGATGCTAGAGAGCGTGATGCATGGCGTGCCGATGATCGCGTGGCCTCTGTACGCCGAGCAGAGGCAGAATGCAGTGATGTTACATGAAGAAACCAAGGTAGCACTAAGACCAAAGGTTCGAGAAGCGGATGGGATGATTCTTGGTAAAGACATCACGAAGGTTGTGAATGATATGATGAATAGTGAAGAAGGGGATGCAATGCATACAAAGGTGACAGAGCTCCAGAAGGCGGCAAGGAGTGGACTGGCGGCAGGTGGCATGTCACACAAGACGCTTACCGAGGTGGTGACGAAGTGGAAGGAGCGTACATTTGCATGA